A window of Microbacterium hominis genomic DNA:
CGGATGCCGCGGACGAGCGCCTCCGGGACCGCGCGGGGCGGTTCGTCGCCCGAGGTCCAGCGGGTGCCGAGTTGCATCATGCCTCCTGTTCCGCGAAGACCACGCGGTCGATCCCGAGTTCGTCCGCACCGCCGACGAGCTCGAGCGTCTCGATGCGGCCGACAGCGCGGAGGTCTCCCTCGGCGAGCCGGAGCCGCTCGGCCGTGGCGTCATCAGCGCGCAGGGTGAGGGTCTCGACGGGGGTCTTCTGCGACGCCTTGGCCTCGGTCTTGGCTCGACGGATGCCGATCAGTGCCGCGCTCACCGCGGTGAGCACCTCGGGATCGCCGTCTGAGCCGAGGGGCTCCGGCCAGGCGGCGACGTGGATCGAGCCATCCTCGAACCACGACCACGCCTCCTCGGTGGCGAAGGAGACGACCGGTGCGAACAGTCGGAGGAGGGTCGACAGAGCCGTTCGCAGCGCGAGCGCAGCCGAAGCCTGTCCGACGTCGGTGCGATCGTAGGCGCGCTCCTTCACAAGTTCGAGGTAGTCGTCGCAGAACGTCCAGAAGAACGACTCCGTCACCTCGAGCGCCCGCGCGTGGTCGTACGCGGCGAGCGCCTTGGTGGCCTGGCGCACGACCTCGTCGAGGGTCGCCAGCATCGAGGCGTCGAGCGCGTGGGTGACCTCGGCCCCTTCGGGGACGGGGAACGAGAGCACGAACTTCGCGGCGTTGAGGATCTTGATCGCCAATCGACGGCCGATCTTGATCTGAGTGGGGTTCTGGGGATCGAAGGCCGCGTCGGTGCCCAGCCGGCTGGAGGCGGCCCAGTACCGCACCGCGTCGGAGCCGTGCTGCGAGAGGATGTCGGCCGGAGTGACGACGTTGCCCTTGGACTTCGACATCTTCTTGCGGTCGGGGTCGACGATGAACCCCGAGATCGCGGCATCCGACCAGGGCGCGCGGTCGTCCTCCGCGGCGCTGCGCAGCATCGTGGAGAAGAGCCAGGTGCGGATGATGTCCTGGCCCTGCGGACGCACGTCGAACGGCGCGACGAGATCCCACAGCTCGGGGTCGCGCTCCCAGCCACCGGCCAGCTGCGGAGTCAGGGACGAGGTCGCCCACGTGTCGAAGATGTCCTTCTCGCCCTCGAATCCGCCGGGCGCGCCGCGCTGGGCCTCCGTGAATCCCGGCGGGACGTCGGTGGTCGGGTCGACCGGCAGGCTCGCGAGGTCCGGCGTGATCACGCGGTCGTAGTCGCGCTCGCCGTTCTCGTCGAGGCCGTACCAGACGGGGATCGGAACCCCGAAGAACCGCTGACGCGACACGAGCCAGTCTCCGGTGAGCCCGCCGACCCAGTTCTCGTATCGCACGCGCATGAACTCGGGATGCCACGACATGCCGTGTCCGAGGGCGATGAGCTTCTCACGCAGCACCTCGTCGCGGGCACCGTTGCGGATGTACCACTGGCGGGTCGAGACGATTTCGAGCGGGCGGTCGCCCTTCTCGTAGAACTTCACGGGGTGGTGGAAGGGCTTGGAGACCTCGAGCAGCTCGCCCGACTCCTCCAGCAGCTCCACCATCCGCTTCTTGGCGCTGAATACGGTCTTCCCGCCCAGCTCCGCGTACGCGCTGATGCCCGCCTCCGAGGTGATCGCCTCGGGGGCATCGGCCAGCACGCGGCCGTCGGCACCGAGGATCGTGCGGTTGGGCAGATCGAGTTCTCGCCACCACACGATGTCGGTCACGTCGCCGAAGGTGCAGATCATCGCGATGCCGGTGCCCTTGTCCTTCTGGGCGAGGTGGTGCGCCAGCACGGGCACCTCGACGTCGAAGATCGGGGTGCGCACCGTGGAGCCGAAGGAGGGCTGGTAGCGCTCGTCGTCGGGGTTGGCCACGAGCGCGACGCAGGCAGCGAGCAGCTCCGGTCGGGTCGTCTCGATCACGATGTCGCCGGTGCCGTCAGTCTTGTGGAAGGCGACCTTGTGGAACGACGCCGGCTGCTCGCGGTCCTCGAGTTCGGCCTGGGCGACCGCCGTGCGGAAGTCGATGTCCCACAGGGTGGGGGCGAGGTCCTGGTAGGTCTCGCCGCGCTCGACGCCGCGCAGGAAGGCGAGCTGGCTCGTGCGGATCGTGTCCTCGGAGATCGTGCGGTAGGTCTGCGTCCAGTCGACGGACAGTCCCAGCTGGCGGAACAGGTCCTCGAAGTGCTTCTCGTCTTCGAGGGTCAGCTCCTCGCACAGCTCGATGAAGTTGCGGCGGCTGATCGGCACCTGGTCGGCGGGCTTGAGGCTCTTGGCGTCACCATGGAAGGGCGGCGTGAAGCCGGCGTCGTAGGGCAGCGACGGGTCGCAGCGCACCCCGTAGTAGTTCTGCACCCGACGTTCCGTCGGAAGACCGTTGTCGTCCCAGCCCATCGGGTAGAACACCGTCTTGCCGCGCATGCGCTCGAAGCGCACCTTGACGTCGGTGTGCGTGTAGCTGAAGACGTGCCCGATG
This region includes:
- the valS gene encoding valine--tRNA ligase, producing the protein MAAIPDKPALEGLESKWDAAWSANGTYLFDRIRAAEAGRQGVYSVDTPPPTASGSLHIGHVFSYTHTDVKVRFERMRGKTVFYPMGWDDNGLPTERRVQNYYGVRCDPSLPYDAGFTPPFHGDAKSLKPADQVPISRRNFIELCEELTLEDEKHFEDLFRQLGLSVDWTQTYRTISEDTIRTSQLAFLRGVERGETYQDLAPTLWDIDFRTAVAQAELEDREQPASFHKVAFHKTDGTGDIVIETTRPELLAACVALVANPDDERYQPSFGSTVRTPIFDVEVPVLAHHLAQKDKGTGIAMICTFGDVTDIVWWRELDLPNRTILGADGRVLADAPEAITSEAGISAYAELGGKTVFSAKKRMVELLEESGELLEVSKPFHHPVKFYEKGDRPLEIVSTRQWYIRNGARDEVLREKLIALGHGMSWHPEFMRVRYENWVGGLTGDWLVSRQRFFGVPIPVWYGLDENGERDYDRVITPDLASLPVDPTTDVPPGFTEAQRGAPGGFEGEKDIFDTWATSSLTPQLAGGWERDPELWDLVAPFDVRPQGQDIIRTWLFSTMLRSAAEDDRAPWSDAAISGFIVDPDRKKMSKSKGNVVTPADILSQHGSDAVRYWAASSRLGTDAAFDPQNPTQIKIGRRLAIKILNAAKFVLSFPVPEGAEVTHALDASMLATLDEVVRQATKALAAYDHARALEVTESFFWTFCDDYLELVKERAYDRTDVGQASAALALRTALSTLLRLFAPVVSFATEEAWSWFEDGSIHVAAWPEPLGSDGDPEVLTAVSAALIGIRRAKTEAKASQKTPVETLTLRADDATAERLRLAEGDLRAVGRIETLELVGGADELGIDRVVFAEQEA